GCCTTCCCCGGGCTCGAGTGACCGACCAATCAGACTCCACGTCCACGCGTGTTTGCCAGCTtggaataatatttttaaaagggagTCCTGCACCAGCGTGGAGAAGCCGGAGGAGGAGGGGAAGGCTgcaacaactttttttccacactttcTCGGCAACTTTGGATAAAGAAGTGagctccgttttttttttcctagggGTTCATGGCTGGAGTGGAGCATCACCTCATGGGCTTTCTTCGTTGATTGCAAAGTTTCCCCCAAGCTTCTCCAACATGTCCATGTTGCCGACTTTCGGATTCACGCAGGAGCAAGTGGCGTGCGTGTGCGAGGTGTTGCAGCAGGGTGGCAATATCGAGCGCCTGGGCCGCTTTTTGTGGTCCTTACCGGCGTGCGAGCACCTCCACAAAAACGAGAGCGTGCTTAAAGCCAAAGCAGTGGTGGCCTTTCACCGTGGCAACTTTCGCGAACTGTACAAGATACTGGAGAGCCACCAGTTCTCGGCGCACAACCACCCCAAGCTGCAGCAACTGTGGCTTAAGGCGCACTACATCGAGGCGGAGAAGCTGCGTGGACGGCCACTGGGCGCCGTTGGCAAGTACCGAGTGCGTAGGAAGTTCCCCCTGCCGCGCTCCATCTGGGACGGCGAAGAGACTAGCTACTGCTTCAAGGAAAAGAGTCGCAGCGTGCTGCGCGAGTGGTACACGCATAACCCTTACCCGTCTCCCCGGGAGAAGCGAGAACTGGCCGAGGCCACGGGACTCACCACCACACAAGTCAGCAATTGGTTCAAGAACCGGAGGCAGAGGGACCGCGCAGCTGAGGCCAAGGAGAGGTGAGCGCACCCAATTGGCCTTTGTAAGCTTCAATGACTTCATTTGAGATACCATTTTCATATTAAGGCCTTTATCAAGCCTTACTGCACTGCATAACTTGACATTAACGTATTGTGatcattttcagaaaatttaTAGAGGTTAAATAAAAGGTTAAGTTTGCCTAACTTTCAGGACACCTGGCAACATCTGTGTAGAGTATGatatattaattatatttatatttcaacaTCATCCTTTGGAAGCACCTTCATAATAATGCAAGTGGCAAGTCACCTTTTACATTGATCCCTAAATGTACAGAAATTGCAATTtagattttatatatatctatatatatatatatatatatatatatatatatatatatatatatatatatatatatatatatatatatatatatatatatatatatatatatatatatatatatatatatatatatatatatatatatatatatatatatatatatatatatatatatatatatatatatatatatatatatatatatatatatatatatatatatatatatatatatatacacacacacacacacaaacacacacacacacacacacacacatacatacatacacatacatatttacatatataacaCAGTGAAGGGCCTGAACTAAGTTTTAAGACCTCTGTCATCGTGCCCAATAGTGTATCATATATACTAGATGTGTCATGTGTCTGACATAAAGGATctcaataatataatatatataatataaataacattttaccaCTCCATGAGATTCCAATAAAATCTGCGCAACCTATTTTGGGCATTCACTCTAAATCTAGGAACCCATCACAAATTAATTGCTAAAGGACTCTGAAATTTTCATTATAGCCACATCTATTCCACAAACGTCAAAATCTTAATACTCATAACAACAATTCCCAGAAAAACTCACTTGGGACTATTTTGGGTCTGACCCTAAATTTAGGAACCCTGCCATATAGGAAATTCAATTACTGCTCCCAACAGTCAACTGAATAATTGTACAATTTTCGTTTAACATGACATAACTGCCATGCTGCCTTTGCCAAAAAGAACACTACTCAAAAACATAGACACATTCAGctttgttttaataataatttggaaatgtatatatatttatatacttttatttttaggtgATTGTGTTTTTGCATTACTTTGGGACTAAATGAGAGAAATTAAGTAAATAAttcatacgtgtgtgtgtgtgtgtgtgtgtgtgtgtgtgtgtgtgtgtgtgtgtgtgtgtgtgtgtgtgttagtgtgtgtgcatATCAGTATCATAACAATATTTGTAAATTTGAGTCATGCATTCTCTTTGTAAGACTAAAAATATAAGTTATTTTCAATAAGTGTCAAAGACGCTTCACTGAAGCTTTCTATGAGAAACTAAAGGATCTTCTATGAAAGAAACCAAAATAACAAGACACACTGCTGGTGATAAACATATAACCAAAACGTATCTTTTAGGTTTAATAACCACACGTGTCCTATATAATTTTGGCAAGCAGAAGATATAGagagaaggggaaaaaacaatatttttatgtatcCTGCCGATCACcacaagaaaacatttttaacttgtgtgtgtgctttCCAAGTGAAGGAAGACATGTTGCTGTCAGGTGTTGCTCAGTGTCTTCTTTCACCCCCTGGCCACTAATTCGAGGCTGAAAGCTGTAGATAAATCATGTCTTACACAGGGCACACAGTGTGACCATGTGAATGAGGGGACAACTTCTCATTTGCCCCTTCGAAAACTACCTTTTAAACCCAATCAAAATCTAAATCTCATTAAAACATGTCATCATAAAGCACACACTAAATgtattgttattcttttttgttgcaaaaagtATTATTGCAGTCTTTATTTTCTAAGTACCATAAAACATGGAATAATTCATAACTGGATGAAATATACaatctttttcttcaaaaaaaatattgcattatctttgtttttaaaatgtattgatttcATTTAACTATGTAAGGTAAAAATCTAATATAAAATACGTGTGTTCTCTTTGAGTATaccatttttatgtcatttgaaATATGTATAACGTCAATGAAAATTTACGATCAGTAACAATACTTTCCAATCCAAAAACAACATGCATGCATTATTAGGTGAGCAAATGAGTGTGATTTGTTAGTGGCGATGATTGCATTGAAACACTGTAAAATATCTAATTATTTATGAATCATTTCAGAAATAGTGAGAGCATGCTCGTAATTGACATattcaataattgtaatattatttttgcacTAATGTTCACGAGATGGATACATTTTGTTcagtctatattttttttaaacgttccAAAGTATTTACCACACTTATCTGCTTTCAGGGAAAACAATGAAAACtcaaacaacagcaacaacaataacagtaaTCCTCTGACTTCCTCCCTGAATGGAACTAAAACTCTTTTGGGAAGCTCAGACGACGACAAGACGCCGGTGGGAACACCCGATCACCACACGTCCTCGAGCCCGACGCTGCTGCTCGGATCAGGCGGCGGTCAGCTGGCCCCCTTGCACGGCCTTGCTCCCCCTCCCGGGCCCAGTGCTATTCCGGTGCCTGGGGGTGGCGGGCCGGGAGGAGCCGGTGATCCGGtgcaccaccaccatcatcaccaccatcaccaccatcacCCGATGCACCACGACTCCATACTGAACCCTATGTCGTCAAATTTGGTGGACTTGGGCTCGTAGAGCAACAATTTGGaggatttcttttttgttttttactcatttttgcctttttctttATAGAAATGTGCCAGTgggatctctctctctctccccctctctctctttctctctctatgtctcaccctcttattttattttatttttttaaagaaagcacTTAAAAGGGacgacattttctttttaattggcaAAAAAGGTGAGGAGGGTCCATTGGAAAGCAAATGAACAGTATTTTAGTTAAATATAAATTGTTCCAGATTGttgaaaacaataataataataaaacgtcTTAATTATTTGTAATCCTTTTCCTAGGTGgtttagattgtttttgtttgtttacagggTTGTCTAAAAGAGCCCATTCTTTGTTCttggtgttgtttttatttttattttttgatgcaGGGAATGAGTCAGTTAAAGGGAGTCCTCCTTAAGTGTCTTATAAGAAGCAGTCATAAGATGAAATGTCTTTTGAATAAACTCTTGATattataatgattatttttactatCATTTGGAGAAAATGAGGACTGCATGTGAAGTTGGCATGATGAAGCCTAAAAGAAATCGTCTATAGTTTCATATACTGTTTACAATAAAACACAAGAAATGTGGATTCAGTTGGACTATTTCTTTCATTCGATGCTCTTATTACTTTCACATTGAATAGAAACaagaaattattatatttttctgtcTATTTTATCTAGTATATTTGGTTTATATAGGACAAAATACATAGCAAGTTTAATTCCAACAGTCTTGTCACATTAAGTCAAATGTTTTAAAGCAATCACCATGCACTCTTTGACATTTTGTGTGCAGTGGtaaaatcattattttccaAAAAGGTAAATATAAGTGCTTGGTGAAATAATGGGTATATTATATATTCGTTATTTTTCATCCAACTTGGAGAAATTGAGCAGGATTTCCCGATAAAATTgctatcgttttttttttttttttatcgaggGCTACTTTGCCTGAAAAAAACTTTTCCAACTCTTTTCGTAATGTTACAAATAGCAAAACCATAACCAATTGCAATATTGATTCCACCAATATAGTGCCTGTTAAAAATGTCCATATTGTCTCATAGTAGGAGACACAAGCATTAAAATAAAGATGTAACCTAAATATATTCTCTCACTCAAatgagcatttaaaaaaaaacataaaggcCACATAGCAGAATCACACAAAAAGCTTCTCTTGTGCAAGTGATGACAATTAATACATTTAATCGAGGTGCAGGATAAAACGTCAAAAGCTGACAATTGCATGCATGTCATTTTCTGTAATTGTCGAGCTGCTCCGTTCATCTTGAGATTTTAAAACGAAGTGCAACCAGATAGTTTGAGTAGACTTTTTGTTTGGCCAGTGTCAGGTGCAGCATGTAGTGAGTAAGTAGGCAACATTCTAGTGTAACACATTACTGGTCCCAGTGGGAAAGCTCTTCACTTAGCTCCCCATCACAGGGGTCAGCGGTCAAACGTTTATAGCCAGCAGATTCCATTAAGTGGCAAGAACTTTGCACTGACTTTGTCCTGCTCAGTGTTCAtagagagaaaaatatatataaatatcaaattatAATGTTGGAGGAAaacttatttatattatttgcaAGCATACATCTCAATGTTGGTTTgctattaagattttttttgtacagttcATGATTAAAATAAGGTTAGGATATTTTGCGATTGAAAATCAcaagattattattatgtttagaagtaattaaatacattattaatTGATTTTATGTCTATTACAAAGCATAGGCCTTTCATATTTATGAAGGAACATTACAATCCTTATCTTTTAAATGGTTCATTTGAATTGGCTTCTTTTGCAGATTGAAGATAAATATTAAGTGAGTACAGGCTAAATCCCTAAAAATATCATTTGTTATTtcattgtttatatttttctgcACAAAAACTatctgtaaataaaaataatacaattagaGATACTTCATTTTTCCAAATCATTCTTTTTGGAGACTTTGGTGGTTTCCTGTTTGCCTAAAATCCAGAAACTGGcatattcaatcattttctg
The nucleotide sequence above comes from Stigmatopora nigra isolate UIUO_SnigA chromosome 12, RoL_Snig_1.1, whole genome shotgun sequence. Encoded proteins:
- the six2a gene encoding homeobox protein SIX2a, which encodes MSMLPTFGFTQEQVACVCEVLQQGGNIERLGRFLWSLPACEHLHKNESVLKAKAVVAFHRGNFRELYKILESHQFSAHNHPKLQQLWLKAHYIEAEKLRGRPLGAVGKYRVRRKFPLPRSIWDGEETSYCFKEKSRSVLREWYTHNPYPSPREKRELAEATGLTTTQVSNWFKNRRQRDRAAEAKERENNENSNNSNNNNSNPLTSSLNGTKTLLGSSDDDKTPVGTPDHHTSSSPTLLLGSGGGQLAPLHGLAPPPGPSAIPVPGGGGPGGAGDPVHHHHHHHHHHHHPMHHDSILNPMSSNLVDLGS